A region of the Pseudomonas sp. A34-9 genome:
CAGCAGGCGCAGGTGATTGAGCAGGTAAGTCGCCATCAGGCTGCTGAAGCGCCCGCCGAAGCAGTACACCTGATGCCGGGCATCGAGCAGCCAGTCGGTGAGAATGCGCACGTCTTCCGGCTGGGTCAGCGATTGGGTTTCGAGCAGCAGGCGATGGCTGTCGCCCAGATAGTGGCTCCAGGCGTCGTCCTTGTGCTGATGAGCGCGCGGTTGCAGCAGCGTGCGCGGCGAGCGCAAGCGATGGTCCATGTCGCTGAGCAGCGCTTCCTGGAATTCGGCGTAACCACCGAAGCCGAGTTTTTTCACCAGCCGCACAATGGTCGGATCGCTGACCCCGGCATGTTCGGCCAGACGCGCCATCGGCCCCAGACCGTTGCGTGGGTACTGATCAAGCAAGGCGCGAACGACTTTGCGCTCCGACGGCGTAAGATCCAGGCCGGGATCGGTGATCAGGTCTCTGAGAGGGGGCATCCGGGCTCCTGCTGGATGAGGGTGTTGAATTCGCTTCATAATCCGTTAAAACAGTATTTATGTAACTGGCATTACATGTCTAGTGAATTTTTTATCGTGTTGAAAAGGCCCCAAAATAGGGCGAGACGCCCGTGTAACAAGGACTACACGGAGTTCGACAGGGCTTGTAGTCCATCGCCCACGACAGTGTCAGAGATTGCCGTATTTCTGCTTTTGTCCGCACTTGCCGCGTCCATTCAGCCACCCTGCAGCCCCCGGTTTACGGCACAATTACCGACAGAACGGCTTTGCGCCGCTGATTTTCATGAAGGCCCACCGGAGCGATCCCTGTGCAGACCACTCGTTTGACATTGATTTGCCATGCGCGAACCGTCGCACAGAAATTGGCGTGTTTTCCTACGAATGAACCTGTTGAAAATAGCGGTCTGGCATCGGCCGAATTGGCGGAACGTTTCGACGCCGCGCGACGCTTGATTTGCGCGCCGGAGTTGCGCACGCGCCAGACAGCGGCGTGGTTTGGCGCGGACGCGCAGGTTGATGAGGCGCTGCGTGATTGTGATTGGGGGCGCTGGCACGGCATCTCGATCAAAGCCCTGCAAGCCTCGGAAGCAGAAGCGCTGCACACCTGGCTCGAAGACCCGCAAACCAGCCCCCACGGCGGTGAGTCGGTGGCGCAGTTGTGTGAGCGTGTGGCGCAATGGCTGGCCAGTCTGCAAACCACGCCGGAACATGTAGTGGCGGTGACGCATCCGTTTGTCATCCGCGCTGCGCTGATCCACGTGATGCGCTGTTCGGCGTTCCATGACATTGATGTCGAACCATTGTCGATGCTCGAACTGCGCTTCACCGGGCGCTGGCGCCTGTGTCTTAAAGGAGCTTTGTGATGAAACAACTGCTGGTGATCGGCATCGGTGCCGGCAATCCCGACTACATCACGATGCAGGCGGTGAAGGCGCTGAACCGGGTCGATGTGTTCTTCCTGATGGATAAAGGCCAGAGCAAGGACACGTTGATCGACCTGCGTCGCGACATGTGTGAGCGCTACATCGACGACCCTGACTATCGCTTCGTCGAAGCTCACAGCCCGGAACGCGAGCGCGGCGATATCGACTACACGGCCAGTGTCGATGACTTGAACCGTGCCAAGCAGAAAACCTTCGAACGCCTTATCAATGAGGAATTGTCCGACGGCCAGTGCGGTGGTTTCCTGGTGTGGGGCGACCCGGCGTTGTACGACAGCACCGTGCGTATCCTCCAGGCCATTCTGGCCTCGGGCACGTGCGTCTTCGAGTTTGACGTGATTCCCGGGATCACCAGCGTTCAGGCGTTGGCGGCGCAGCACAAGGTGCCGCTGAACACGATCGGTCGTTCCATCGAAATCACCACCGGGCGGCGTTTGGCGGCAGGGCAGGTGAGTGATACGGACAGTCTGGTGGTGATGCTCGATGCCGAGGATGCGTATCAGCGGGTCGCCGATCAGCAGACCGAGATTTACTGGGGGGCTTACCTGGGCACGCCGGATGAGATTCTGATCAGGGGCAGGCTGGCGGATGTCGCGGAGGAAATCGAGCGGGTGCGCAAGGTGGCGCGGGCGGAACATGGGTGGATCATGGATACGTACTTGCTGCGTAAGCCCTAGATCGTTGGTGCTTTGAGTGGCCCTATCGCGAGCAGGCTCACTCCTACAATTGAATGGGTTCACAATTCCAATGTAGGAGTGAGCCTGCTCGCGATAGGGCCGCAACATTCGAAGTACATTTCGAACAGGCAAAAAAACACCCGGTGCAACGCAAGTCGCACCGGGTTTTTGTTGCCAGAAAACAGCGGATGTCGTGGATCCGCCGTTCTCTGTTGAACTCTTGGTTATGCGCGTTCCAGCGCCAGCGCCACACCCTGACCGCCGCCGATGCACAGGGTCGCCAGACCCTTTTTCGCATCACGCTTGATCATTTCATGCACCAGCGTCACCAGCACGCGGCAACCCGATGCACCGATCGGATGGCCCAACGCGATGGCGCCGCCGTTGACGTTGACCTTGTCCAGATCCCATTGCAGATCCTTGGCCACTGCCAGCGATTGTGCGGCGAAGGCTTCGTTGGCTTCGATCAGGTCGAGCTGGCCGATATCCCAGCCGGCCTTGTCGAGGCAGCGACGGGTCGCCGATACCGGGCCGATGCCCATGATCGCCGGATCGACGCCTGCGTTGGCATAAGCGGCGATGGTGGCCAGTACGGGCAGGCCGAGGGATTTGGCTTTCTCTGCGCTCATCAGAATCACGGCGGCAGCGCCATCGTTCAGCGACGAGGCGTTGCCCGCAGTGACACTGCCGTCCTTCTTGAACGCCGGGCGCAGTTTTGCCAGGGATTGGGCAGTGGTGTCGCCACGTGGCTGTTCGTCGACCTTGAAGGCAACCGGATCGCCTTTGCGCTGCGGGATCAGGATCGGCGTGATCTCATCGACAAAGCGACCGGCCTCAATGGCGGCAGCGGCTTTCTGCTGAGAAGCGGCGGCGAAAGCATCTTGCTGCTCACGGCTGATCTCATATTTGTCGACCAGGTTCTCGGCAGTGATGCCCATGTGGTAGTCGTTGAACGCATCCCACAAGCCATCGCTGATCATGGTGTCGACGATTTGCGCGTGGCCCATGCGCAGACCGGTGCGTGCGCCCGGCATGACGTAGTTGGACAGGCTCATGTTTTCCTGGCCACCGGCGATGATCACGTCAGCGTCGCCGCAACGGATCGCCTGTGCACCGAGGTGCAGGGCTTTGAGGCCCGAACCGCACACCTTGTTCAGGGTCATGGCAGGTACTGCGTGCGGCAGGCCAGCCTTGATCGCAGCCTGACGCGCCGGGTTCTGGCCGGCGCCGGCGGTCAGCACCTGGCCCATAATCACTTCATCGACCTGCGCACCGTCCAGCCCGGTCTGTTCGAGCAATTGGCGGATCACCGCCGCGCCCAGATCAACGGCGGACACGCTGGCCAGGGAACCCTGGAAACTGCCGATCGCGGTACGCGTGGCGGCAACAATTACGACGTCTTGCATTTTCGAATTCCTCACTGGGCAGCGAACTGCATTTCCGGTACGTGATCCGGGACGATCAGTTTACCAGCGGTTTTGGCGACGATTTCCTCGACGCTGACGCCAGGTGCGCGTTCCTTGAGGACAAAAGCGCCATTTTCGATTTCCAGGTAGGCGAGGTCGGTCAGCACGCGCTTGATGCAGCCGGCGCCAGTCAGCGGCAGGCTGCATTTGGACAGCAGCTTGGACTCACCGTCCTTCGATGCGTGGGTCATGATCACGATGATGTTGTCGGCGCCGGCCACCAGATCCATCGCGCCGCCCATGCCCTTGACCAGTTTGCCGGGGATCATCCACGAGGCGATGTTGCCTTCGACGTCGACTTCGAACGCGCCAAGCACGGTCAGGTCGACATGGCCACCGCGAATCATCGCAAAGGATTCCGCGGAGTTGAAAATCGACGCGCCGATGCGTGCGGTCACGGTCTGTTTGCCGGCGTTGATCATGTCGGCATCGATGGTGTCTTCGGTCGGAAACGGGCCCATGCCGAGCAGGCCGTTTTCCGATTGCAGCATGACTTCCATGCCGTCGGGAATGTAGTTGGCGACCAGGGTCGGAATGCCGATGCCGAGGTTCACATAAAAGCCGTCCTGCATTTCGCGGGCGACGCGCTGAGCCATTTGTTCGCGGGTAAGTGCCATGTTTTTATTCTCCGTCAGCCTGAATTATTTGCGGATGGTGCGCTGTTCGATGCGTTTTTCGAACGTGCCGCAAATGACCCGATCGACGTAGATGCCCGGGGTGTGGATCTGCGAGGGATCGAGTTCGCCGGGTTCGACGATTTCTTCGACTTCAACCACGGTGATTTTGCCGGCGGTGGCGGCCAGTGGGTTGAAGTTCTGCGCGGTGTGACGGTAGATGACATTGCCGAAGTGGTCGGCTTTCCAGCCTTTGACGATGGCGAAGTCGCCGGTGATGGATTCTTCCATCAGGTACTTGCGACCCTTGAACTCGCGCACTTCCTTGCCTTCGGCGACGGGGGTGCCGACGCCGGTGGCGGTGAAGAAGGCCGGAATGCCGGCGCCGCCTGCGCGCATTTTCTCGGCGAGGGTGCCTTGCGGGGTCAGGATGACTTCGATGTCGCCCTTGAGCAGTTGCTCTTCGAACAGCTTGTTTTCGCCGACGTAGGAGGCGATGACTTTGCTGATCTGACGATCGGTGAGCAGCACGCCGAGGCCGAAACCGTCGACGCCGCAGTTGTTGGAGACGACGGTGAGGTCGCGGGTGCCTTTGCGCTTGATCTCGGCGATCAGGTTTTCCGGAATGCCGCACAGACCGAAGCCGCCGGCGATAACGGTCATGCCGTCTTCAAGCCCGGCCAGGGCTTCCTCGTAGGAACTCACGCGCTTGTCGAAACCTGCCATATGCACCTCTTTTATTATTTGCGGGCGGCTGGCTAGCCGAATGACTGGAGTGTCGCGCCGGTGGATATATTTGTTAAGTTGATTTTTAAGGTTGATTGATAGATAAAACTCAATAGTTGCGTTATGGCTTGCGGCTTAACGCTGGATCGTTCCTGAGGCTTGAGTATGACCATCAAACAGATTCGCGCCTTCCTCGCTGTGGCCCAGAGCCTGAGTTTCGCCGTGGCCTGCGAGCGTCTGCACCTGTCGCAATCGGCGTTGAGCCTGACCATCAAAGCGCTGGAAGAGGGCCTGGGCGGGCGCCTGTTCAGCCGCAACACGCGCAACGTCGCGATGACTGCGGAAGGCGAATCGCTGCTGCCGCTGGCGCGACGGCTAATTGCCGACTGGGACAACGCCGAAGACGAAATGCGTCAACGCTTCAGCTTGCAGCGCGGGCGGGTAACGCTGGCGGCGATGCCGTCGTTTGCCGGCAACCTGCTGCCGCCGATCCTCAAGACGTTTCGTGCGCGCTATCCGAACGTCAATGTCACCGTCAATGACGTGATCAACGAGCAAGTGCTGGAAATGGTCCGTGACCGTCAGGTTGAACTGGGGGTGGCGTTCGAGCCGATGCAAAACACGTCGATGACGTTTACGCCGCTGTACAGGGATCGCTTCGTCGCGGTGGTGTCGAAGGATTCGCCGTTGGCGCAGCGCAGCGAGATCGATTGGCAGACGTTATTGCAGGAGTCGTTCATCACCTTGCAGCGGCCATCAACGGTGCGGGTGATGCTCGAAGAACACTTGCAGGCGCGGGGCATGAAGTTGCCGGTGGAGTTTGAAAGCCATCAATTGGCAACAGTCGGGCGGATGGTCGCCAGTGGGCTGGGTGTCAGCGCCGTCCCGGCGTTGTGCGCCGAGCAGATGCAGGAGTTGGGTGGCCATTGCCTGACGCTGGATGATTCGGTGGAGCGAGCCATCGGCGTGCTGACCGAGCCGGGCAATGAACTGTCGGCAGCGGCGCAGGCGTTGTTCGATATTCTCAAGGCTGAAGATCTGGGGCGGCTGTGAGATCTACCCCCTCACCTGATCTGGTCAAACGATACTGGACACAGTTATAGGGTTTTGTTCATTTCTCATGCCGCCAGGGCCTCCATGGCTACCGGAGTCCTATAACCGTTGTGGCTGTGCAGCCTGATCCGATTGTAATAGTGGGTCAGGTAGCGCAACACATCGGTACTGGCTTCGTCTTCGTTTCGGTAGCCGGCCTTGGGTATCCATTCAGATTTCAAACTGCCAAAGAAACGTTCCATCGGAGCGTTATCCCAGCAGTTTCCCCGTCGACTCATGCTTTGTTTTATCCGCATGTCCGACAACGTTTCACGGAACATTTTGCTGCTGTAATGACAGCCCTGATCCGAATGGAACATTAAGTTTTCAGGCCGTCCTCGCGACTCGAAAGCCACCTTCAAGGCTTGACAGGTTAGTGCTGAATCCGGGCTTCGGGACATCGCCCAGCCGACGATGCGTCGGGCATGCAGATCAAGTACCGCAGCCAGATAAACCCAGTAAGTACCCGCCCAGATGTAAGTCACGTCGCCACACCACACTTGATTGGGCGCCTCGACGTTGAATTTACGCTCCAAATGGTTAGGGGCGTATTGAGCCTCCGCGCCGCTGGGTTTGTAACGATGCCTGCGCCGTTGCTGGCTCTTTAATCCAATTTCGCGCATCAGGCTACGAGCCATGTAGCGACCTACAGACTCCTTTTCGTTACGCAACGCCTCTGACAGGCCTCGCGCGCCCATCGAACCGCGACTTTGCTGATGCAGTTCAACAGCCTTGATCTTGAGGCGATCGCGTTCAACATCAACTTTTGTGCCCTGTTTCAACCGGTCGTAAAAACTGCTGCGGTTGATTCCAAACACACCACACAACTCGGTTCTTGGATATTGCTCGCTTAACTCCTCGACCAGCCTTATCGATCGAGGGAATCCGACATCAAGAGAGCTGTAGCCTTTTTTAAGATTTCTTTCTCACGCTCAATCCGTCGGATTTTTGCTTCCAGTTCCTGAATGCGTTGTTGATCGGGTGTCATGGCCTTGGATCTTTCGGGCGTCTTGCCGTTGCGCTCCTGGCGCAACTGCTCAACCCAGCGGCGCAGAGCGGTCGGGCCCACCCCCATCGCTTCGCAGGCCTCACTTACTGAATAATCTTTATCCAGTACCAAGCAAGCCGCGTCCCGTTTGAAATCTGTCGAAAAGTACCGTCTAGTCAAAATTACACCTCGTCGTTGGGCGTAGATTACGCCCTTCAGGGGTGTCCAGAATCATTAAGCCAGATCAACCCCAACCCTCTCCCCCAGGGGGGCGAGGGGGAAAGGGAGCCAATTGGGGATTTCTCAAATCCTGAGTTCGACTCGAAATTTTCAGGTCGATGTGTGCTTGTCAACAATTCGGTCAGTCCCCTCTCCCTTG
Encoded here:
- the cobF gene encoding precorrin-6A synthase (deacetylating); this translates as MKQLLVIGIGAGNPDYITMQAVKALNRVDVFFLMDKGQSKDTLIDLRRDMCERYIDDPDYRFVEAHSPERERGDIDYTASVDDLNRAKQKTFERLINEELSDGQCGGFLVWGDPALYDSTVRILQAILASGTCVFEFDVIPGITSVQALAAQHKVPLNTIGRSIEITTGRRLAAGQVSDTDSLVVMLDAEDAYQRVADQQTEIYWGAYLGTPDEILIRGRLADVAEEIERVRKVARAEHGWIMDTYLLRKP
- a CDS encoding CoA transferase subunit A; amino-acid sequence: MAGFDKRVSSYEEALAGLEDGMTVIAGGFGLCGIPENLIAEIKRKGTRDLTVVSNNCGVDGFGLGVLLTDRQISKVIASYVGENKLFEEQLLKGDIEVILTPQGTLAEKMRAGGAGIPAFFTATGVGTPVAEGKEVREFKGRKYLMEESITGDFAIVKGWKADHFGNVIYRHTAQNFNPLAATAGKITVVEVEEIVEPGELDPSQIHTPGIYVDRVICGTFEKRIEQRTIRK
- a CDS encoding MurR/RpiR family transcriptional regulator; translated protein: MPPLRDLITDPGLDLTPSERKVVRALLDQYPRNGLGPMARLAEHAGVSDPTIVRLVKKLGFGGYAEFQEALLSDMDHRLRSPRTLLQPRAHQHKDDAWSHYLGDSHRLLLETQSLTQPEDVRILTDWLLDARHQVYCFGGRFSSLMATYLLNHLRLLRPGCFALEDNAQLPDRLFDLQRQDVVLLFDYRRYQTQALRVASAAKNNNARVVLFTDIYASPLRELADLIISAPVESASPFDTMVPALAQVEALIACLTLRTENLADRLEGIDALRNDFNTHLLEDK
- a CDS encoding IS3 family transposase (programmed frameshift), which encodes MTRRYFSTDFKRDAACLVLDKDYSVSEACEAMGVGPTALRRWVEQLRQERNGKTPERSKAMTPDQQRIQELEAKIRRIEREKENLKKGYSSLDVGFPRSIRLVEELSEQYPRTELCGVFGINRSSFYDRLKQGTKVDVERDRLKIKAVELHQQSRGSMGARGLSEALRNEKESVGRYMARSLMREIGLKSQQRRRHRYKPSGAEAQYAPNHLERKFNVEAPNQVWCGDVTYIWAGTYWVYLAAVLDLHARRIVGWAMSRSPDSALTCQALKVAFESRGRPENLMFHSDQGCHYSSKMFRETLSDMRIKQSMSRRGNCWDNAPMERFFGSLKSEWIPKAGYRNEDEASTDVLRYLTHYYNRIRLHSHNGYRTPVAMEALAA
- a CDS encoding acetyl-CoA C-acetyltransferase, whose amino-acid sequence is MQDVVIVAATRTAIGSFQGSLASVSAVDLGAAVIRQLLEQTGLDGAQVDEVIMGQVLTAGAGQNPARQAAIKAGLPHAVPAMTLNKVCGSGLKALHLGAQAIRCGDADVIIAGGQENMSLSNYVMPGARTGLRMGHAQIVDTMISDGLWDAFNDYHMGITAENLVDKYEISREQQDAFAAASQQKAAAAIEAGRFVDEITPILIPQRKGDPVAFKVDEQPRGDTTAQSLAKLRPAFKKDGSVTAGNASSLNDGAAAVILMSAEKAKSLGLPVLATIAAYANAGVDPAIMGIGPVSATRRCLDKAGWDIGQLDLIEANEAFAAQSLAVAKDLQWDLDKVNVNGGAIALGHPIGASGCRVLVTLVHEMIKRDAKKGLATLCIGGGQGVALALERA
- a CDS encoding LysR family transcriptional regulator → MTIKQIRAFLAVAQSLSFAVACERLHLSQSALSLTIKALEEGLGGRLFSRNTRNVAMTAEGESLLPLARRLIADWDNAEDEMRQRFSLQRGRVTLAAMPSFAGNLLPPILKTFRARYPNVNVTVNDVINEQVLEMVRDRQVELGVAFEPMQNTSMTFTPLYRDRFVAVVSKDSPLAQRSEIDWQTLLQESFITLQRPSTVRVMLEEHLQARGMKLPVEFESHQLATVGRMVASGLGVSAVPALCAEQMQELGGHCLTLDDSVERAIGVLTEPGNELSAAAQALFDILKAEDLGRL
- a CDS encoding CoA transferase subunit B; translated protein: MALTREQMAQRVAREMQDGFYVNLGIGIPTLVANYIPDGMEVMLQSENGLLGMGPFPTEDTIDADMINAGKQTVTARIGASIFNSAESFAMIRGGHVDLTVLGAFEVDVEGNIASWMIPGKLVKGMGGAMDLVAGADNIIVIMTHASKDGESKLLSKCSLPLTGAGCIKRVLTDLAYLEIENGAFVLKERAPGVSVEEIVAKTAGKLIVPDHVPEMQFAAQ
- a CDS encoding histidine phosphatase family protein encodes the protein MQTTRLTLICHARTVAQKLACFPTNEPVENSGLASAELAERFDAARRLICAPELRTRQTAAWFGADAQVDEALRDCDWGRWHGISIKALQASEAEALHTWLEDPQTSPHGGESVAQLCERVAQWLASLQTTPEHVVAVTHPFVIRAALIHVMRCSAFHDIDVEPLSMLELRFTGRWRLCLKGAL